In Musa acuminata AAA Group cultivar baxijiao chromosome BXJ2-10, Cavendish_Baxijiao_AAA, whole genome shotgun sequence, a genomic segment contains:
- the LOC103968634 gene encoding uncharacterized protein LOC103968634, which translates to MPQMLLRRLLFSAARHFSSSAPSGGVAAESRTQKLERIADELLSLTKEERNDYSILFRLKLGLNQLVQAGGGLPSAGTDPGVEAATEEKEKTAFDIKLEKFDAAAKIKIIKEVRTFTDLGLKEAKELVEKAPVVLKKGVTKEEAEAIAAKLKEVGATVALE; encoded by the coding sequence ATGCCCCAAATGCTGCTCCGCCGCCTCCTCTTCTCCGCCGCCCGCCACTTCTCTTCTTCCGCACCCTCCGGCGGAGTTGCGGCCGAGTCGCGGACCCAGAAGCTCGAGCGAATCGCCGATGAGCTTCTTTCTTTGACTAAGGAGGAGCGCAATGACTACTCCATCCTCTTCCGCCTCAAGCTCGGCCTCAATCAATTGGTTCAGGCCGGAGGCGGCTTGCCCTCGGCGGGGACGGATCCGGGTGTCGAGGCCGCCaccgaggagaaggagaagactgCGTTCGACATCAAGCTCGAGAAGTTTGACGCTGCGGCCAAGATCAAGATCATCAAGGAGGTGAGGACGTTCACCGACCTGGGGCTGAAGGAGGCCAAGGAGTTGGTGGAGAAGGCCCCCGTGGTGCTCAAGAAGGGGGTGACCAAGGAAGAGGCGGAGGCGATCGCCGCCAAACTCAAGGAAGTCGGCGCCACTGTTGCGTTGGAGTGA
- the LOC135625051 gene encoding acetyl-CoA carboxylase 1-like, which produces MAETLQMNGLVNGTFQVRHAATMSEIDDFCKSLGGKTPIHSILVANNGMAAVKFMRSVRTWAYETFGTEKAILLVAMATPEDLKINAEHIRIADQFVEVPGGTNNNNYANVQLIVELAEITRVSAVWPGWGHASENPELPDALNAKGIIFLGPPAALMAALGDKIGSSLIAQAAGVPTLPWSGSHVTIPPESCLDSIPEEIYRNACVYTTEEAVASCHVVGYPAMIKASWGGGGKGIRKVHNDDEVRALFKQVQGEVPGSPIFIMKVASQSRHLEVQLLCDQYGNVAALHSRDCSVQRRHQKIIEEGPITVAPPETVKLLEQAARRLAKCVGYVGAATVEYLYSMETGEYYFLELNPRLQVEHPVTEWIAEVNLPAAQVAVGMGIPLWQIPEIRRFYGMDHGGGYNAWKRTSVLATPFDFDKAESVWPKGHCIAVRVTSEDPDDGFKPTSGKVQELSFKSKPNVWAYFSVKSGGGIHEFSDSQFGHVFAFGESRALAIANMVLGLKEIQIRGEIHTNVDYTIDLLNASEYRDNKIHTGWLDSRIAMRVRAERPPWYLSVVGGALYKASTSSAAIVSEYVGYLGKGQIPPKHISLVNSDVTLNIEGSKYTIEMVRGGPGSYKLRMNGSEIEAEIHTLRDGGLLMQLDGNSHVIYAEEEAAGTRLLIDGRTCLLQNDHDPSKLIAETPCKLLRFLVSDGAHVETDTPYAEVEVMKMCMPLLLPASGVIHFVMSEGQAMQAGDLIAKLDLDDPSAVRRAEPFHGSFPKLGPPTAVSGKVHQRCAASLSSARMILAGYEHYINEVVQDLLHCLDSPELPFLQWQESMSVLATRLPKDLRNELDTKYKEHEAISTFQKNLDFPAKLLKGVLEGHLSSCTEKEKATQERLVEPLMSLVKSYEGGRESHARVIVRSLFEEYLTVEELFSDSIQADVIERLRLQHKKDLLKIVDIVLSHQGVRSKNKLILRLMEAMVYPNPAAYHDLLIRFSALNHTTYSELALKASQLLEQTKLSELRTSIARSLSELEMFTEEGERLSTPRRKSAINERMEDLVGTPLAVEDALIAFFDHSDPTLQRRVVETYIRRLYQPYLIKESVRMQWHRSGLIASWEFSQEHIEKKNKSQDPSNCLSSVEKHCEKRWGAMVIIKSLQLLPAAINTALKETTQCMNSDIDHEIIPNGLPGCSGKGNMLHVALVGINNQMSTLQDSGDEDQAQERINKLAKILKENTLSSDLQDADVRVISCIIQRDEGRVPMRHSFHWSAEKMYYEEEPLLRHLEPPLSTFLELEKLKGYRNLQYTSSRDRQWRLYTTLDSKAVIRRMFLRTLLRQPSTINGFASSQVLDTEISRAQPSLSFTSISILRSLMAALEELELHVHNTTTRSDHSHMYICILREQQLHDLLPPSRILALDSCQDETTICLILKEMALKIHELVGVRMHRLAVCEWEVKLWLNSDGLAAWRIVVTNVTGHTCTVHIYREVENINSHEMVYHSITPANGPLHGVPLNAQYSPLGFIDQKRLVARKNNTTYCYDFPLAFETALRRSWASYASIDARVNDNKDLIKFTELVFAEKFGAWGTPLVPASRSSGLNDIGMIAWLMEMSTPEFPDGRKIIVVANDVTFKVGSFGPREDAFFHAVTNLACDKKLPLIYLAANSGARIGAAEEVKSCFKVGWSDESSPERGFHYIYLTPEDYQCIGSSVIAHELKLENGEIRWVIDTIVGKADDLGVENLSGSGAIAGVYSKAYNEIFTLTYVTGRTVGIGAYLARLGMRCIQRLDQPIILTGFSTLNKLLGREVYSSHMQLGGPKIMATNGVVHLTVSDDLEGISAILRWLSYVPPYIGGPLPILRSLDPPERLVEYFPENSCDPRAAICGSNGNNGKWLGGIFDKDSFIETLEGWAKTVVTGRAKLGGIPVGVIAVETQTVMQIIPADPGQLDSHERVVPQAGQVWFPDSATKTAQALLDFNREELPLFILANWRGFSGGQRDLFEGILQAGSTIVENLRTYKQPVFVYIPMTGELRGGAWVVVDSKINPEHIEMYAERTAKGNVLEPEGMIEIKFRTKDLIECMGRLDHEIISLKAKLQDIKAGIVSGDAEALRKSIMTREKKLLPVYTQIATQFADLHDTSLRMAAKGVIKKVVDWEESRSFFYKRLHRRVSEGSLVRIVRNAAGEQLSNISAIELLKKWFLASEQAGAVSAVWEDDDAFFSWRDDSRNYEKYLEELRFQKVFKQLMELGESPSDLQVLPQCLSTVLSKMDSASRAHLVEDIKKVLD; this is translated from the exons AAAGCATCTTGGGGTGGTGGTGGTAAAGGGATAAGGAAG GTTCATAATGATGATGAAGTTAGAGCTCTGTTCAAACAAGTGCAAGGTGAAGTTCCGGGGTCTCCAATATTCATAATGAAGGTAGCATCACAG AGCCGGCATTTAGAAGTTCAGTTACTATGTGACCAGTATGGAAATGTGGCTGCTTTGCACAGTCGAGACTGTAGTGTTCAAAGGAGACATCAAAAG ATCATTGAGGAAGGCCCGATTACAGTTGCCCCTCCCGAGACAGTAAAACTACTTGAGCAGGCTGCTAGGAGGCTTGCAAAGTGTGTAGGTTATGTTGGTGCTGCTACTGTTGAGTATCTTTACAGCATGGAAACTGGTGAATACTACTTTCTAGAGCTCAACCCGCGGCTACAG GTCGAACATCCTGTAACTGAGTGGATAGCTGAAGTAAACTTGCCAGCGGCTCAAGTTGCAGTAGGGATGGGAATTCCTCTTTGGCAAATTCCAG AAATCAGACGCTTCTATGGAATGGATCATGGTGGAGGTTATAATGCCTGGAAGAGAACTTCTGTTCTTGCAACtccttttgactttgataaagcagAGTCTGTTTGGCCTAAAGGTCATTGCATAGCTGTTCGTGTTACTAGCGAGGATCCAGATGATGGCTTCAAGCCAACTAGTGGGAAAGTGCAG GAATTAAGTTTTAAAAGCAAGCCTAATGTTTGGGCCTACTTCTCTGTTAAG TCTGGAGGTGGCATTCACGAGTTCTCTGATTCTCAATTTG GTCATGTTTTTGCATTTGGAGAGTCTAGAGCTTTGGCGATAGCTAACATGGTTCTTGGTCTGAAAGAGATCCAAATCCGGGGAGAAATCCACACCAATGTTGATTACACCATAGATCTTTTAAAC GCTTCAGAATATAGAGACAACAAAATCCACACAGGTTGGCTTGATAGTAGAATTGCTATGAGGGTTAGAGCTGAAAGACCTCCTTGGTATCTTTCAGTTGTCGGAGGGGCTCTCTAT AAAGCATCCACTAGCAGTGCAGCCATTGTTTCAGAGTATGTTGGTTATCTCGGAAAAGGTCAAATCCCACCGAAG CACATATCACTTGTCAACTCTGATGTTACTTTGAATATAGAAGGGAGTAAATACACG ATTGAAATGGTAAGGGGTGGGCCTGGTAGCTACAAGCTTAGGATGAATGGTTCAGAGATTGAAGCAGAAATTCATACTTTGCGTGACGGTGGTCTTCTGATGCAG TTGGATGGAAATAGTCATGTGATTTATGCTGAAGAAGAGGCTGCTGGCACTCGCCTTCTTATTGATGGAAGGACTTGTTTGTTACAG AACGACCATGATCCATCAAAATTGATAGCTGAGACACCATGCAAACTGCTTCGCTTCTTGGTTTCTGATGGTGCTCATGTTGAGACTGATACACCATATGCTGAGGTTGAGGTTATGAAGATGTGCATGCCATTGCTATTGCCTGCTTCTGGAGTTATCCATTTTGTGATGTCTGAGGGCCAGGCAATGCAG GCTGGTGACCTCATAGCAAAGCTTGATTTGGATGATCCCTCTGCTGTGAGAAGAGCTGAACCATTTCATGGCTCATTTCCTAAATTAGGGCCTCCTACTGCAGTTTCTGGCAAAGTACACCAAAGATGTGCTGCAAGTTTGAGTTCTGCAAGAATGATTCTTGCAGgatatgagcattacatcaatgaA GTTGTTCAAGACCTTCTTCACTGTCTTGACAGTCCAGAGCTCCCTTTCCTACAATGGCAGGAAAGCATGTCTGTATTGGCAACTCGTCTACCAAAAGATCTTAGAAATGAG TTGGACACAAAATATAAGGAGCATGAAGCAATATCAACTTTTCAGAAAAATTTGGACTTCCCTGCCAAGTTACTAAAGGGAGTTCTTGAG GGCCATCTCTCATCCTGCACCGAGAAAGAAAAGGCCACGCAGGAGAGGCTTGTGGAGCCTCTGATGAGTCTTGTGAAGTCATATGAGGGTGGTAGAGAAAGCCATGCGCGTGTTATAGTGCGGTCTCTGTTTGAGGAGTATCTAACTGTTGAAGAACTGTTCAGTGATAGCATTCAG GCTGATGTCATAGAACGTCTCCGGCTTCAACATAAGAAGGATCTCCTGAAGATCGTAGACATAGTATTGTCTCATCAG GGTGTCAGGAGTAAAAACAAGCTGATACTACGACTCATGGAAGCAATGGTTTACCCTAACCCTGCTGCCTACCATGATCTACTGATTCGTTTCTCTGCTCTTAACCATACAACATACTCTGAG TTGGCACTGAAAGCGAGTCAACTTCTTGAGCAAACTAAGTTGAGTGAATTACGTACGAGCATTGCCAGAAGCCTCTCTGAACTGGAAATGTTTACTGAAGAAGGAGAACGCCTATCTACCCCCAGGAGGAAGAGTGCTATTAATGAGAGGATGGAGGATCTGGTTGGTACTCCATTAGCTGTTGAGGATGCCCTTATAGCTTTCTTCGATCATAGTGATCCCACCCTTCAGAGGAGGGTCGTGGAAACATATATTCGTAGATTGTATCAG CCCTACCTCATAAAGGAAAGTGTTCGCATGCAATGGCACCGATCGGGTCTGATAGCCTCCTGGGAATTTTCTCAAGAACACATTGAGAAGAAAAATAAGTCTCAAGATCCATCAAATTGTTTGTCATCAGTAGAGAAACACTGTGAAAAGAGATGGGGGGCAATGGTTATTATTAAATCTCTTCAGCTTCTGCCAGCAGCAATTAACACTGCTTTGAAAGAGACCACTCAATGCATGAATTCTGATATTGATCATGAAATAATCCCAAATGGGCTTCCTGGGTGTTCTGGTAAAGGCAATATGCTTCATGTTGCTTTAGTTGGCATTAATAACCAAATGAGTACTCTTCAGGATAG TGGCGATGAGGACCAGGCCCAGGAGAGGATAAATAAACTGGCGAAGATTTTGAAGGAGAATACTTTAAGCTCTGATCTTCAAGATGCAGATGTCAGGGTCATTAGCTGCATCATACAGAGAGATGAAGGACGAGTACCGATGCGCCACTCCTTCCACTGGTCAGCTGAAAAGATGTATTATGAAGAAGAACCTTTACTTCGTCACCTGGAACCTCCTCTCTCTACATTTCTTGAATTG GAAAAGCTGAAAGGCTACAGAAACTTACAATATACCTCTTCAAGGGATCGCCAGTGGCGTCTGTACACTACTTTAGATAGCAAGGCTGTTATCCGGCGGATGTTTCTCCGGACACTTCTCAGACAACCAAGCACAATTAATGGCTTTGCATCAAGTCAAGTTCTTGACACAGAAATAAGCCGTGCCCAACCTTCTTTGTCCTTTACATCTATAAGTATACTGAGGTCATTAATGGCAGCTTTAGAAGAGTTGGAATTACATGTCCACAACACAACCACCAGGTCTGATCATTCTcacatgtatatttgtatattgcGGGAGCAACAACTTCATGATCTTTTACCACCTTCAAG GATATTGGCCCTAGATTCTTGTCAAGATGAAACTACTATTTGTCTAATATTAAAGGAAATGGCTCTTAAGATTCATGAATTGGTTGGTGTTCGTATGCACCGTCTGGCTGTCTGTGAGTGGGAAGTGAAGCTATGGCTGAATTCTGATGGACTAGCTGCATGGAGAATTGTGGTGACCAATGTTACTGGTCATACTTGCACCGTTCAC ATCTATCGAGAAGTGGAGAATATCAATTCACATGAAATGGTTTACCATTCTATCACCCCTGCGAATGGTCCCCTCCATGGTGTCCCATTGAATGCTCAGTATTCGCCACTGGGGTTCATCGATCAAAAACGTTTAGTGGCTAGGAAAAACAACACAACATACTGCTACGACTTCCCCCTG GCATTTGAGACTGCACTTCGACGGTCATGGGCTTCTTATGCCTCTATTGATGCTAGAGTGAATGACAATAAAGATCTCATCAAATTTACAGAACTGGTGTTCGCCGAGAAGTTTGGAGCTTGGGGCACTCCGCTAGTCCCTGCTAGCCGGTCCTCTGGTCTCAATGACATTGGCATGATAGCCTGGTTGATGGAGATGTCCACTCCAGAATTCCCTGATGGGAGAAAGATTATAGTTGTGGCAAATGATGTTACCTTCAAAGTTGGTTCATTTGGTCCAAGAGAAGATGCATTCTTCCATGCAGTAACTAATTTGGCTTGTGATAAGAAGCTCCCTCTGATCTATCTGGCAGCAAATTCTGGTGCTCGGATTGGAGCAGCTGAAGAAGTGAAATCTTGCTTTAAGGTTGGTTGGTCTGATGAGTCGAGCCCAGAACGTGGTTTTCACTACATCTATCTGACTCCAGAAGACTATCAATGTATTGGTTCCTCTGTTATTGCTCATGAACTGAAACTGGAAAATGGTGAGATCAGATGGGTCATAGATACGATAGTGGGAAAAGCGGATGACTTGGGAGTTGAGAACCTATCAGGAAGTGGTGCTATTGCTGGTGTTTATTCGAAGGCATATAATGAGATATTCACTCTTACCTATGTGACTGGACGAACCGTTGGTATTGGAGCATATCTTGCTCGGCTTGGCATGAGGTGCATTCAGCGTCTTGATCAGCCTATAATTCTCACTGGATTTTCTACTTTGAACAAACTTCTCGGGCGTGAAGTATACAGTTCTCACATGCAACTGGGTGGCCCAAAGATCATGGCCACAAATGGGGTTGTTCATCTGACTGTATCAGATGATCTCGAGGGCATTTCAGCCATTTTGAGATGGCTTAGCTATGTTCCTCCTTACATAGGTGGCCCACTTCCCATATTGAGATCCCTGGATCCACCGGAGAGGCTTGTCGAATATTTCCCTGAGAATTCTTGTGATCCACGTGCTGCTATTTGTGGAAGTAATGGAAACAATGGCAAGTGGCTAGGAGGCATATTCGACAAAGACAGCTTTATAGAGACGCTGGAAGGTTGGGCGAAAACTGTGGTCACGGGAAGAGCAAAGCTTGGCGGAATTCCTGTAGGGGTCATAGCTGTTGAGACACAGACGGTGATGCAAATTATCCCTGCAGACCCTGGTCAGCTTGATTCCCATGAACGTGTCGTCCCACAAGCAGGACAAGTTTGGTTCCCTGACTCTGCAACTAAAACAGCCCAGGCTCTCTTAGACTTTAATCGCGAAGAACTTCCACTTTTTATCCTTGCCAACTGGAGAGGGTTTTCTGGTGGGCAGAGAGACCTATTTGAAGGGATACTCCAGGCAGGGTCTACGATTGTTGAGAACTTGAGGACATACAAACAACCTGTATTTGTGTACATTCCCATGACCGGAGAGCTTCGTGGGGGTGCATGGGTTGTCGTGGACAGCAAGATTAATCCAGAGCACATTGAGATGTATGCTGAACGGACTGCCAAGGGCAATGTACTTGAGCCTGAAGGAatgattgaaatcaaattcaGGACAAAAGACCTCATCGAATGCATGGGTAGGCTTGACCATGAGATTATCAGTTTGAAAGCAAAGCTTCAGGACATCAAGGCTGGCATAGTCTCTGGCGATGCAGAGGCACTTCGAAAGAGCATAATGACTCGGGAGAAGAAGCTGTTACCTGTCTACACTCAAATAGCCACACAGTTCGCCGACTTGCATGACACTTCCCTCAGGATGGCTGCTAAGGGGGTGATCAAGAAAGTTGTGGATTGGGAGGAATCTCGTTCTTTCTTCTACAAAAGGCTACACAGGAGAGTCTCAGAGGGATCACTCGTAAGAATTGTTAGAAATGCTGCTGGAGAGCAGTTGTCGAATATATCAGCTATAGAATTGCTGAAGAAATGGTTTCTGGCTTCTGAGCAAGCTGGAGCAGTGAGTGCTGTGTGGGAGGACGACGATGCTTTCTTTTCCTGGAGAGATGATTCTAGAAACTATGAGAAGTATCTTGAGGAGTTGAGGTTTCAAAAAGTATTTAAACAACTCATGGAACTCGGTGAATCGCCTTCCGATTTGCAAGTTTTGCCTCAATGTCTTTCTACTGTTCTTAGCAAG ATGGATTCAGCCAGCAGAGCGCATCTGGTTGAAGATATCAAAAAAGTTCTCGACTGA